One region of Streptomyces rishiriensis genomic DNA includes:
- a CDS encoding RICIN domain-containing protein, protein MQTVNDAGLSNSPSARRFDATDEQLSSELKKWTGASPALHPVGELLDRHWAAAFAYARLCTDGERAAGMLTTAAFTRLFGESLRQNGPTAAWRPHLLVTVRRIAGEWDVDGRRDLLHPDLRSEGEDGDRAAARLLPPLNRRILSRAFQRLPQSARCLLWHIEVEAEPLAVPAGLLGLEEEGARVELRRARERLREECLQVHRELATDDECHRYDRLLDVTCRRGGADLDPDLRGHLERCRHCLHTADQLRQFEGLLGAALAESLLGWAAAAYVEVRMAGDGEPVEMPAEQGRGYSGEAFTDGTPAPAAPGTAAGAGPEPRAGLRAGAIARIGSRAGAALRAGAVSGADSRPGASRSAQKAARRARRRNLAAAVLTVSGLVVLPLGVWAAVGSGDGAAPAGSGSAKTPAPGTDTATSDPSWVDVGEDAQGTLRGRLHNAASGLCIGIVGPKAVSGAETGLAACSSAAGQQWSYEPDGLVRSAADADLCLDSHLGFSVRLAPCAGASQPEPKNVRYDFTLQGTLVPRSGQNLALAPAATDGSGALVLKNRVDSAAQHWVIDTSQPDPQMQFVNWGADSTSSDAPAPTPTPEAAKPPAATPAPSAAPTTADPTGSSSGPNTTSCSYYTYYYCSWGGRPGSSGGSGYGYGGYGGYGSGSGAGGGRN, encoded by the coding sequence ATGCAGACCGTGAATGACGCAGGCCTGTCGAATTCCCCTTCGGCGCGCCGCTTCGACGCGACGGACGAACAGCTGAGCTCCGAGCTGAAGAAGTGGACGGGGGCGTCACCCGCACTGCATCCCGTCGGCGAACTGCTGGACCGCCACTGGGCGGCCGCCTTCGCCTACGCCCGGCTGTGCACCGACGGCGAGCGCGCGGCGGGCATGCTCACCACGGCCGCCTTCACCCGGCTGTTCGGTGAGAGCCTGCGGCAGAACGGGCCGACCGCCGCGTGGCGCCCCCATCTGCTGGTGACCGTGCGCCGCATCGCCGGTGAATGGGATGTCGACGGCCGCCGTGACCTGCTGCACCCGGACCTGCGCTCCGAGGGCGAGGACGGCGACCGTGCCGCCGCCCGGCTGCTGCCGCCGCTGAACCGGCGCATCCTGTCCCGGGCGTTCCAGCGGCTGCCCCAGTCCGCGCGCTGCCTGCTCTGGCACATCGAGGTCGAGGCCGAGCCCCTCGCGGTCCCGGCCGGACTGCTGGGCCTCGAGGAGGAGGGAGCCAGGGTCGAACTGCGCCGGGCCCGCGAGCGGCTGCGCGAGGAATGCCTCCAGGTGCACCGCGAACTCGCCACCGACGACGAGTGCCACCGCTACGACCGGCTGCTGGACGTCACCTGCCGCCGCGGCGGCGCCGACCTCGACCCCGATCTGCGCGGCCACCTGGAGCGGTGCCGCCACTGCCTGCACACCGCCGACCAGCTGCGCCAGTTCGAGGGTCTGCTCGGCGCCGCACTGGCCGAGAGCCTCCTGGGCTGGGCCGCCGCGGCCTACGTGGAGGTCAGGATGGCCGGCGACGGCGAACCCGTCGAGATGCCCGCGGAGCAGGGCCGCGGCTACTCGGGCGAGGCCTTCACCGACGGGACGCCCGCCCCCGCGGCGCCCGGCACCGCAGCCGGAGCCGGCCCGGAGCCCCGTGCCGGGCTGCGCGCCGGGGCGATCGCCCGTATCGGATCGCGGGCCGGCGCCGCCCTGCGGGCCGGGGCGGTGTCCGGCGCCGACTCCCGTCCCGGCGCGAGCCGTTCGGCCCAGAAGGCGGCCCGCCGCGCCCGCCGCCGCAACCTCGCCGCCGCCGTGCTGACCGTGAGCGGACTGGTCGTGCTGCCGCTCGGCGTGTGGGCGGCCGTCGGCTCCGGGGACGGAGCCGCGCCCGCGGGCAGCGGGTCGGCGAAGACACCGGCCCCCGGCACGGACACGGCCACTTCCGACCCGTCCTGGGTCGACGTCGGTGAGGACGCCCAGGGCACCCTGCGCGGCCGGCTGCACAACGCGGCCTCCGGGCTGTGCATCGGCATCGTCGGCCCCAAGGCCGTCAGCGGCGCCGAGACCGGACTGGCCGCCTGCTCCTCCGCGGCCGGCCAGCAGTGGTCGTACGAGCCGGACGGGCTGGTGCGCAGCGCCGCCGACGCCGATCTGTGCCTCGACTCCCACCTGGGCTTCTCGGTACGGCTGGCCCCGTGCGCGGGCGCCTCCCAGCCCGAGCCCAAGAACGTCCGGTACGACTTCACGCTCCAGGGCACGCTCGTCCCGCGCTCGGGTCAGAACCTCGCGCTGGCGCCCGCCGCCACCGATGGATCGGGCGCCCTCGTCCTGAAGAACCGGGTGGACAGCGCCGCCCAGCACTGGGTGATCGACACCTCGCAGCCCGACCCGCAGATGCAGTTCGTCAACTGGGGCGCCGACAGCACCTCCTCGGACGCACCGGCGCCGACCCCGACGCCCGAGGCGGCGAAGCCCCCGGCGGCCACGCCGGCACCGTCCGCCGCCCCGACCACCGCCGACCCGACGGGCTCCTCCTCGGGCCCGAACACCACGTCCTGCTCGTACTACACCTACTACTACTGCTCGTGGGGCGGCCGGCCGGGCTCGTCCGGCGGCTCGGGATACGGCTACGGCGGGTACGGGGGCTACGGTTCGGGCTCCGGGGCGGGCGGCGGGCGCAACTGA
- a CDS encoding arsenic transporter, translating to MGGHHRTPLPENHINAPLAETLSVVLLAAALGWAVLRPAGRSEALVAVPAAALVIALGAVAPEHALTEAERLGPVVGFLAAVLVLAHLCDVEGLFTACGAWMARQSAGSPRRLLVAVFGLASVITAVLSLDATVVLLTPVVFATAARMGVRARPHVYACAHLSNTASLLLPVSNLTNLLAFEASGLSFTRFAALMALPWVVAIGAEYLVFRRFFADDLPAAEPAADDGPAPELPLFALVTVTCTLVGFVVASAVGIEPAWAAFAGALVVAVRALVRRRVTPVAVVRAAAPGFLAFVLALGIVVRAVVDNGLADALRHVLTDGPGLLALLAVAVSAAVLANLINNLPAVLVLVPLAAPAGTGAVLAVLLGVNIGPNLTYAGSLATLLWRRVVQSREERVELGEFTRLGLLTVPAALVPAVVALWASLQVVGV from the coding sequence CTGGGCGGGCACCACCGCACCCCGCTCCCGGAGAACCACATCAACGCCCCGCTCGCCGAAACGCTGTCCGTCGTCCTGCTCGCCGCCGCTCTCGGCTGGGCCGTGCTGCGCCCCGCCGGGCGCTCCGAGGCCCTCGTCGCCGTCCCCGCCGCCGCCCTGGTGATCGCCCTGGGGGCGGTCGCGCCGGAGCACGCGCTGACGGAGGCCGAGCGGCTCGGACCGGTCGTCGGCTTTCTCGCGGCGGTGCTGGTGCTGGCGCACCTGTGCGATGTCGAGGGCCTCTTCACGGCGTGCGGGGCGTGGATGGCCCGGCAGTCGGCGGGCAGCCCGCGGCGTCTGCTGGTCGCGGTGTTCGGGCTGGCCTCGGTGATCACCGCCGTGCTCAGTCTGGACGCGACGGTGGTGCTGCTGACGCCGGTGGTGTTCGCCACCGCCGCCCGGATGGGCGTGCGCGCCAGGCCGCACGTCTACGCGTGCGCACACCTGTCGAACACCGCTTCGCTGCTGCTGCCGGTCTCCAACCTCACCAATCTGCTGGCGTTCGAGGCGAGCGGGCTGAGCTTCACCCGGTTCGCCGCCCTGATGGCCCTGCCCTGGGTGGTCGCGATCGGCGCCGAGTACCTGGTCTTCCGGCGTTTCTTCGCCGACGACCTGCCCGCGGCCGAGCCCGCCGCCGACGACGGCCCGGCGCCCGAGCTGCCGCTGTTCGCGCTGGTCACCGTCACCTGCACCCTCGTCGGGTTCGTGGTGGCGTCCGCCGTCGGGATCGAACCGGCCTGGGCCGCGTTCGCCGGCGCCCTGGTCGTGGCCGTACGGGCGCTGGTACGGCGGCGGGTGACACCGGTGGCCGTGGTGCGGGCCGCCGCGCCGGGCTTCCTGGCGTTCGTGCTGGCACTCGGCATCGTGGTGCGCGCGGTCGTCGACAACGGGCTCGCCGACGCGCTGCGGCACGTCCTGACCGACGGACCGGGCCTGCTCGCCCTGCTCGCCGTGGCCGTGTCGGCCGCCGTCCTGGCCAACCTGATCAACAACCTGCCCGCGGTCCTGGTCCTGGTACCGCTCGCCGCCCCGGCCGGGACCGGGGCGGTGCTCGCCGTCCTGCTCGGGGTGAACATCGGCCCGAACCTCACCTACGCCGGATCGCTGGCGACGCTGCTGTGGCGGCGCGTGGTGCAGTCACGTGAGGAGCGGGTCGAGCTCGGGGAGTTCACCCGGCTCGGTCTGCTCACGGTGCCGGCCGCGTTGGTCCCGGCCGTCGTGGCGCTGTGGGCCTCGCTCCAGGTGGTCGGCGTCTGA
- a CDS encoding SpoIIE family protein phosphatase: MSPEYPFDEAATARAVVDDSGALIGWNEGARTLLGWAEADVLGRPAMELLADGTPHLTGARWAGTVTLRHRDGRPLRVWLLAHRSPARAGDPGHWLVVTPLAGAGPGSSDALLAAAGLVQSPCAIAVYDERLRLRRINEAMREVIGLPEERIRGLRLAEIGGGPQSTELEQHMLRVLTSGEPQDVQTYVRTGGESRAHAWLARMAPVTDAEGRIRGVCLSAHDFTQNYLARERLQLVNEASVRIGSTLDVVRTAQELAEVCVPALADFVSVDLLDPHNGGELPNRFSPPVGLRRAAHHWVNAGSPEAVAKPGEVQEYPAGSPQADSLVAGHTIIGSLTGGGLDAWLAWDPARGARVRELGIHSTMSVPIQARGMTLGVAVLSRFRRPDPFTPDDVLLAEEITARAAVCVDNARRFSRERETALALQRSLLPRTLPRTAAVDASSRYLPAARAGVGGDWFDVIPLSGMRVAMVVGDVVGHGIQASATMGRLRTAVRTLADIDLAPDELLTHLDDLVVRLSEEAGGEGSPGEVGASCLYAVYDPVSRRCTLARAGHPAPVVLRPNGAARVVELPAGPALGLGGLPFESAELELAEGSVLAFYTDGLIESRERDVDGGLRLLNETLAAYSDSLDETCDRILHALLPSGGAADDVALLLARTRGLPASQVATWDIPADPSLVAPIRKQAVDQLSRWGLSEASFTTELVVSELVTNAIRYGSHPIRLRLIHDATTLIFEVSDTSHTAPHLRRAKTWDEGGRGLLLVAQLTQRWGSRHTPEGKTIWAELSLLDEE, translated from the coding sequence ATGAGCCCGGAGTATCCGTTCGACGAGGCCGCGACGGCCCGGGCGGTCGTCGACGACTCCGGAGCGCTGATCGGGTGGAACGAGGGCGCCCGGACCCTGCTCGGCTGGGCCGAGGCCGACGTCCTGGGCCGGCCCGCCATGGAACTGCTGGCCGACGGGACACCCCACCTCACCGGTGCGCGCTGGGCCGGAACGGTCACTTTGCGCCATCGCGACGGCCGTCCCCTCCGGGTGTGGCTGCTCGCCCACCGCTCCCCCGCCCGGGCCGGCGACCCGGGTCACTGGCTCGTCGTCACCCCGCTGGCCGGGGCGGGCCCCGGCTCCTCGGACGCCCTTCTCGCCGCGGCCGGACTGGTCCAGTCCCCATGCGCCATCGCCGTCTACGACGAACGGCTGCGGCTGCGCCGGATCAACGAGGCGATGCGTGAGGTGATCGGGCTGCCCGAGGAGCGCATCCGGGGACTGCGGCTCGCCGAGATCGGCGGCGGACCGCAGAGCACGGAGCTCGAACAGCACATGCTGCGGGTGCTCACCAGCGGCGAGCCTCAGGACGTGCAGACGTACGTCCGCACCGGCGGCGAGTCACGGGCCCACGCCTGGCTGGCCCGGATGGCACCCGTCACCGACGCCGAGGGCCGGATCCGGGGCGTGTGCCTGTCCGCCCACGACTTCACCCAGAACTACCTCGCACGCGAGCGGCTCCAGCTGGTCAACGAGGCCAGCGTGCGCATCGGCAGCACCCTCGACGTCGTCCGGACGGCTCAGGAGCTGGCGGAGGTCTGCGTTCCCGCGCTCGCCGATTTCGTCAGCGTCGACCTGCTCGACCCGCACAACGGCGGGGAGCTGCCGAACCGGTTCAGCCCGCCCGTGGGGCTGCGGCGCGCCGCACACCACTGGGTGAACGCCGGCAGCCCGGAGGCGGTGGCCAAGCCCGGAGAGGTACAGGAGTACCCGGCCGGGTCACCGCAGGCCGACTCGCTGGTCGCGGGGCACACCATCATCGGCTCCCTGACGGGGGGCGGTCTGGACGCGTGGCTCGCCTGGGACCCGGCACGCGGCGCCCGGGTGCGCGAGCTCGGCATCCACTCCACGATGTCCGTGCCGATCCAGGCGCGCGGTATGACGCTCGGCGTCGCCGTGCTCAGCCGGTTCCGCCGGCCGGACCCGTTCACCCCGGACGACGTGCTGCTGGCCGAGGAGATCACGGCCCGGGCCGCCGTCTGCGTCGACAACGCCCGCCGGTTCTCCCGCGAACGCGAGACGGCCCTCGCCCTCCAGCGCAGTCTGCTGCCGCGCACGCTGCCCCGCACCGCCGCCGTCGACGCCTCCTCCCGCTATCTGCCGGCCGCCCGCGCCGGGGTCGGCGGCGACTGGTTCGACGTGATCCCGCTGTCCGGGATGCGCGTCGCCATGGTCGTCGGGGACGTCGTCGGACACGGCATCCAGGCCTCGGCCACCATGGGAAGGCTGCGCACCGCCGTACGCACCCTCGCCGACATCGACCTCGCCCCCGACGAGCTGCTCACCCACCTCGACGACCTGGTCGTCCGGCTGTCGGAGGAGGCGGGCGGCGAGGGCAGTCCCGGGGAGGTCGGCGCCAGTTGTCTCTACGCGGTGTACGACCCCGTGTCGCGACGCTGCACGCTGGCCCGGGCCGGCCACCCCGCGCCCGTGGTGCTGCGGCCGAACGGCGCGGCCCGGGTGGTCGAACTGCCGGCCGGCCCTGCGCTCGGCCTGGGCGGGCTGCCGTTCGAGTCCGCCGAGCTGGAGCTCGCCGAGGGCAGTGTCCTCGCCTTCTACACCGACGGCCTGATCGAGTCCCGCGAACGGGACGTGGACGGCGGTCTCCGGCTGCTGAACGAGACGCTGGCGGCGTACTCGGACTCCCTGGACGAGACCTGCGACCGGATCCTGCACGCCCTGCTCCCGTCCGGCGGCGCGGCGGACGACGTGGCCCTGCTGCTCGCGCGCACCCGGGGCCTGCCCGCCTCCCAGGTCGCGACCTGGGACATCCCCGCCGACCCCTCGCTGGTCGCGCCCATCCGCAAACAAGCGGTCGACCAGCTCTCCCGCTGGGGACTGAGCGAGGCGTCCTTCACCACCGAGCTGGTGGTGAGCGAACTGGTGACCAACGCCATCCGCTACGGCTCCCACCCCATCCGGCTCCGGCTGATCCACGACGCGACGACCCTGATCTTCGAGGTGTCCGACACCAGCCACACCGCCCCGCACCTGCGCCGGGCGAAGACCTGGGACGAGGGCGGCCGCGGCCTTCTGCTGGTCGCCCAGCTCACCCAGCGCTGGGGCAGCCGGCACACCCCCGAGGGCAAGACCATCTGGGCGGAGCTGAGCCTGCTCGACGAGGAGTGA